From Argopecten irradians isolate NY chromosome 3, Ai_NY, whole genome shotgun sequence:
ATATGTTCCTATTATATGCAGTACTGATGAATTAAACAACGGGTACTCTCACATTTTCCATCATCGTTCTTTTTTGGTACAATATTATAGTTTGTCGAGTAGTATGAAACGATAGACCTAAGCACCAGTGTCCGTTTCAGAATCATTACAATTGGTTATTAAGAGAACACCATTAGCGAAATCAAAATCTGATTCCGATGCTGTATTAGTAGTTGATGtttaaaaaatttgattttgttgaattaATTGGAAATGCACCTATTCAACCGGAATTATGTTTTCGTTTCCTAATCAAAGTAAAGCAACATATGCCATAAGATTTATGGCATATGTTGCAATATTGATTCTAATTCCGTTTTCTACCAACAAGGATGGTAGTTTCAATGTTCACAGTTACCATGTATGTTTTGTTACAAGATATTCCAGATTTTTTATTCGTTTTTTCCTTTTGACATTATCGTCTAGGAAGTAAAcgcaaattttatattttcatttatcttaACGTCTTCAAAtgacatttcaaaaatattccttAAACGTATTAAAATTAGGGACCGGGTTGACTGAGTGGTTGAATTACATACCCACATTCTACCACTaccctagactggccaccagaccctaagttgctgataagactttctcagcagagttctttactagattatctccccctagtttaaaactctagaatcaggcatgtagtagagacaaaaataatcaagccaatttttagtgatttgtttaatattctagagactggtagcCAGTCTACCACTACCCTTACACCACCATCCTTACTTAATAGCCTTTCATCGGAAATTTCTGTATTCAAAATATGTCGACATTATAGAAAATGTGTGAAAATAAAGTTGTTTACAGAATACATACAGTAAAGCCCCATTATATCGCCACAttacatatgtttgtttattaagATTTTGGCGATATATTGAGTTTGACGTTATATCGGATTTGTCGTTGAAATCTTTATATTATCATGGCGGATGGTGGTAGGCGAGTTTGGTGGTATAACGGGTGTATTTCTATGGAGGGAAATCCGTTCCGAATAAATTTACGGCGACAAGCGGATGGTGATATAACGAGGGTTTACTGTACATGCAAACTATAAAGCttacaaaaaattgttttttttttactaaaggCTTTATATATAACTAGTTGTTTGCACTTATTTATCAGTATTTGATATTTCGTTTGACctataataaattttatatctcTTATCCTGAAAACATTAAATACATGTCACAGAAATGCATTTTTACAGTAGTATGAATCTTTAACTTCTATATGAATactttttatcttattttcagATTGTTCGAGACAAATGAGGAATTAAAAGGTTACTTTGTTGATGTTTCAACTTGTCCAACAATTTCGGACATAAGGAAAAGTTCAAAATTTGAAGGTCATGCGGTTATGGTTATGCACATTATCGATGACGCATTGTCAAACCTGGATGACGTCACAGGTGTCGAAAGTCTATTGTTAAAGATTGGAGAATCTCACACAAAATTTTCTTGGTTCCAGTCAAATTACTTCTGGGTAAGTATATCTGTCACCAGAGTGAATACATATGGGTTTGTTTTTTTGGTAAATAAACTCAGATAACTATAAACATTTGATAGTTTATTTATACACACAAACGGAGACAGATAACCCTAAAATAAAAAGAGCAATACCTGACAATATATAGAGACACATAAATGTACTTGCTATTTTAGactatatgtacatatatatacaggaaagtaataaataaatacagatatttatttAACATATATCTAATTGTAAGTTCTATCTTAATTTCATAGTTattcattttacaaattatatttaatttacaatCACTTGACCCTATACATTCTGGTATTGCAgagttaaaaaaacaatttttaaagtGTATAGAGTATATTTACTTGCATCCCCGATGTTACTTAATAACTCCTTTTAATATTCTCCCTTTtgcttgtttatatatatttgcatgGAAGTAATTAATACCATTTTGCCCTTTTCCCTCACTAGAAACTAGAGGAACCATTTCTGTTAGCAGTACATGAGACGCTTGGTGACCGTTATACAGCAAACATGGAAAACACCTACAAGAAAGCGATACACTTCATATTATCTGTCCTTGAACTTGGGTTTAAAAAGAAGAGGACACCGCCAGATAGCCCTCAGTCGCCATTTTAAAGTCATTAATTCATATTACTCCCTTTGTCTTTAAGGCCAACGTTATTAATGCAACACATGTGGACGAGCATCTGAATACTGAATACGAAAAAATATCAACTTCCTGGTTGTTAATCAAAAGCATCTCTATGAACTGCTGTTCATCAGCAATCGATTTATcctttgttgttggttttgaaATGTATTCCAGTGTTGATGAACTATCTAGAATAATCAACCATCATACATACAAGAATTAAATACAGATTCGGTGTAGGGTGCGAACCATTTAAATGAATGAACATAAATTGCTACACCTGCGCATCTGTAAACTGCGTGACAAATTTATTCTAGCATCGGCCAAATAAAAATTTGTTGGTTATATTAGCTGGTGATGTCATTTTTATGGAAGTTCGTTTGGTAACGGGGGCAAGGTTtgatatgtgtatatttataaaagaatCAGTGTTTAAAATAGTTTTGCTTTCATGGAGTTGTGTAGTGATAAAAATTTCTATGTTTATGTAATAATGTTTGCATTTATTCCATAGTATCTTTGTATTATTTCTTGAATAATagcatttatataacaaaccgTGATACAAGTttgacttaaagatgctccaccgccgacagagcataaatgatatccatcacttgaacaataattggtgtttaatcgtgtatatatatgtctaattaacacaaaaaatatatataaaataatttattttgcctttggtccatgcgcaatcattacttcattccatataggatatactgccacggatttttttcgggatgcaattaattattttttgtaattttaacttgaagtaaaatgagaagctcaaacttttcaatggtggtaatggtgtaaagtaagtaacttttgtaactgatgacaagtactaaatcgcctgctcctgtttttgatagtgaaaaaataccatttgtcagcggtggagcatctttaaacctAGTAATCCGAAATACCTATAACCATAGTAAGTATCGCTAGAGGTAAAAAACACAGAGGAATGCAAGAAATTGACCAcatgtaataatttttttaagtaaaaaaaatatctcatACACAGATTACGTTCACTTTACATTTTAACATAAGTAACAATTTGATTACGACAAAATAAGCACGTTTATATTATTACCTAAGTGCTTTATGGGATCACTGATTGTAGTTCTATAACTGCCacatttaattatcatatacacagcttaaatataaataagaatTCAATAAAGCAAAGTAAACGGAAATcatacataaataataataagtCACAATTAGCTATTATACAGTCTCTATTACTCATCATTCTAATCCACATTAAAGAAATCCAATCgatcatttcatgtaaataAGGGTATATTTCCCTCTCGCAGAAGGGCCTCTACTTTAACACAGATATATTCAGCattatgattaaaataaagaaTAGTTAATTTCCGGCAAACTTCgaatttttataataaaattaaactCAAGGGAGACAACATACTTTAACGTATCTACTTGGTATCATCTCGAATAGCTTCTTATAAAACTAGTCATTGACAACCCATGGAATTGACAAAGAACAATTAATAACACTTTGTATTTCATACtattataaatcaattttacTTTCTGTCAATAATCCATTGTTtttgcatttaaccttgtttattatataactgttcGTGTTACCATTTTATGCCTTATTTGCagctgtacatacatgcatTCTAAAAACGGACATTTAAGCCTTGATGTTACCatttcttaatttcatttaGGGTATAACATTGACTATACACTACATACTATGTAAACATTTGTCGttgatatcattatacattttaatacatCTGTATGTTTGCATGCATTAAAAACATATAGAAAGAAGTTGAAGAGAGTACTAAGTATTGTAACAGAGGTGTAACAGAACTTAATTCAGATGAACttctataaaataaattaatctaAACTCTTGTGACAACATTCGGCTAAAATTATCAGATTGTAAAAAAGGCAAatagagatacatgtatattgtgttattGCGCCAATGAGATCACTAGACTACTGAACTGAAAATGACGATGCTCTTTACGCCGACGAAAAATAGGATGAATGTCATGGTTGTCTGGAATTACAGGCTTCcagacatccttgggggaaggggaacagagtttgtgtaCATTTTTCTCAAGTTTTCTCTTCTCTTTTCAAAAAGCTTCTTAGAAGAAACAAGGGGAAGGTATTGAAATAATTACAATCCGATTTTTCCCCAGTTTGTTTGAAGCCCGAAAGGAATCGATAATCTAGATTTTAGGAATTGTACGTCTTCTCTCTCTTTTTGTGGCCAGTCGTTGATACAGGGTACTAAGATCTGCCATTATGATCAAGAC
This genomic window contains:
- the LOC138318682 gene encoding neuroglobin-like, with the translated sequence MGCTLASSTQSLSEEGVHRTSQKFKISRHDLVDDIKMENISRKTSQIEEKLEKQLDLSKRQKFLVLKSWKGISREIKTTAVNMFSRLFETNEELKGYFVDVSTCPTISDIRKSSKFEGHAVMVMHIIDDALSNLDDVTGVESLLLKIGESHTKFSWFQSNYFWKLEEPFLLAVHETLGDRYTANMENTYKKAIHFILSVLELGFKKKRTPPDSPQSPF